One Elaeis guineensis isolate ETL-2024a chromosome 10, EG11, whole genome shotgun sequence genomic window carries:
- the LOC105052565 gene encoding uncharacterized protein isoform X2: MSCSSPFDEEHTGVNDGGMEFPAIADGHFVFEKDSLIYNEEDQVQDELEVQLGEEGQYDVSATVLWKHVIKGKKCGNAHGGSHVFKCKHCLKIYHGTYTRVYAHLMGHKKGESKGIGYCSVVRADKNLQMQIKREVEQVERSPNIVPLKKSKLNTNSGMTSQGPSVALSYVGPLDKDYSTQDSDDVDSKVIRCLCANGIPLSVLRSPYWEEMVSAIGKELGYKSPSYERAQTILLENEMDRVERELDDFKQKWPQYGVSVVSNGWTDGKNQSLINFLASNQFGSIFLHALDLLLVRKSQKSIYDYMLEAIEKVGSYNIIQLITDNAADCRASSEEVAKTYPHIFWTPCMVHTLNLILEDSINALPWLEQTYTTAKGIVKYILYHSQAVEICQSYPKLELLKVAARGCASHYITLHLLLHVREALRAAVISDQWERWAGFPNLDEKAKLSGDNVKAAVMSDNFWEAVLLALSIIKPIYKMIKFTDQDGPLIGEVCERMDNMLGEIKDNLRGQEDTFMLVREKVFLRWNKASVPLQCLACALTPKYYDEEYLQIPAPGGRKRCTPDQDDDIFDGAMTAILKMHPHDDLADTVRVQFLSFVEKKGKFSSATAKRDARNPKINVLQWWKFHGGDTKELRDMAFRVLAQSISTSSIERPWSTYSYIYNAKCNRLNPSRTDDLMYIHSNLRLLSRFNSNYKYGPYRKWDVNPELPLVDESALQWEDLCFIGLDDDSLLKQAAHSSNPIQELLRIIEDVPSSSNQCGEQDLIISSMHASGGRGGRGGQAGASGRLDPKGKTKKFL, encoded by the exons ATGTCGTGTAGCTCTCCTTTTGATGAAGAACACACAGGAGTTAATGATGGGGGCATGGAATTTCCAGCTATTGCAGATGGACACTTCGTGTTTGaaaaggatagtttaatttataatGAAGAAGACCAAGTACAAGATGAACTTGAGGTACAGTTGGGAGAAGAAGGTCAATATGATGTTAGTGCAACTGTGTTATGGAAACATGTCATCAAAGGAAAAAAGTGTGGAAATGCTCATGGGGGTTCCCATGTCTTCAAATGCAAACATTGCCTGAAGATATACCATGGGACCTATACACGTGTTTATGCACATTTAATGGGGCATAAGAAAGGTGAAAGCAAAGGAATTGGCTATTGTTCCGTCGTAAGGGCAGACAAAAATCTACAAATGCAAATTAAGAGGGAAGTTGAGCAAGTTGAGAGGTCACCAAACATTGTTCCACTGAAGAAGTCAAAGCTCAACACAAATTCTGGTATGACATCACAGGGACCTTCTGTAGCCCTTTCCTATGTAGGTCCATTAGATAAAGATTATTCGACTCAAGATAGTGATGATGTTGATTCTAAAGTAATACGCTGTTTGTGTGCTAACGGGATCCCTTTAAGTGTGCTAAGGTCACCATATTGGGAAGAAATGGTATCAGCAATTGGTAAGGAATTGGGCTACAAAAGCCCATCTTATGAAAGAGCACAAACCATCTTGTTGGAAAATGAGATGGACAGGGTTGAAAGGGAACTAGATGATTTCAAGCAGAAGTGGCCTCAATATGGAGTTTCCGTTGTTTCAAATGGTTGGACTGATGGTAAGAATCAATCCTTGATAAACTTCTTGGCCTCGAATCAATTTGGCTCTATATTTCTACATGCCCTTGACCTTTTACTGGTCAGGAAGTCCCAGAAAAGTATATATGATTATATGCTTGAAGCAATTGAAAAAGTGGGATCATATAATATCATTCAGTTGATCACAGATAATGCTGCAGACTGTAGAGCTTCAAGTGAGGAAGTGGCAAAAACATATCCTCACATATTCTGGACTCCTTGCATGGTTCACACACTCAATTTGATATTGGAGGACTCTATAAATGCCCTCCCTTGGCTTGAGCAGACTTATACAACTGCCAAAGGTATAGTGAAATACATCTTATATCATTCCCAAGCTGTTGAAATTTGTCAAAGTTATCCAAAGTTAGAATTATTGAAAGTTGCAGCCAGAGGGTGTGCATCACACTACATTACTCTTCATCTTCTACTTCATGTAAGGGAAGCTTTAAGGGCTGCTGTCATATCTGATCAATGGGAGAGATGGGCTGGTTTTCCAAACCTAGATGAGAAAGCAAAGCTTTCTGGAGACAATGTGAAGGCGGCAGTCATGTCTGATAACTTTTGGGAAGCAGTGCTGTTGGCTCTTTCTATAATAAAACCAATatataaaatgatcaaatttacCGATCAAGATGGCCCCCTTATTGGAGAGGTATGTGagagaatggataatatgttggGAGAAATCAAAGACAATTTGAGAGGACAAGAGGACACCTTTATGCTTGTCAGGGAAAAGGTTTTTTTAAGGTGGAACAAGGCAAGTGTTCCATTGCAATGCTTAGCTTGTGCCCTTACCCCAAAGTATTATGATGAAGAATACCTCCAAATACCTGCCCCAGGGGGTAGGAAGAGGTGTACTCCAG ATCAAGATGATGATATATTTGATGGTGCCATGACTGCAATATTAAAAATGCACCCACATGATGATCTAGCAGATACTGTTCGTGTGCAGTTCTTGTCTTTTGTAGAAAAGAAGGGAAAGTTCTCCTCTGCAACTGCAAAAAGagatgcaagaaatccaaaaatcAATGTTTTGCAGTGGTGGAAGTTTCATGGAGGAGATACAAAGGAGTTGAGAGATATGGCATTTAGAGTGCTTGCACAATCAATTAGCACTTCATCTATTGAGAGACCATGGAGCACCTATAGCTATATCTACAATGCAAAGTGCAATAGGCTAAATCCAAGCCGCACTGATGACCTGATGTATATACATTCCAATTTAAGATTACTATCCCG GTTTAATTCAAATTATAAGTATGGTCCATATAGAAAATGGGATGTAAATCCGGAGCTTCCTCTTGTGGATGAATCTGCTTTACAGTGGGAGGATTTGTGCTTCATAGGCCTTGATGATGACTCATTGTTGAAACAAGCTGCTCACTCCAGTAATCCTATACAAGAGCTGTTAAGGATTATTGAAGATGTTCCTTCAAGCAGCAATCAATGTGGTGAACAAGATCTGATCATTAGCTCCATGCATGCAAGTGGAGggcgaggagggagaggaggcCAAGCTGGTGCTAGTGGTAGGCTTGATCCAAAGGGGAAGACAAAGAAATTCTTGTAA
- the LOC105052565 gene encoding uncharacterized protein isoform X1, whose product MSCSSPFDEEHTGVNDGGMEFPAIADGHFVFEKDSLIYNEEDQVQDELEVQLGEEGQYDVSATVLWKHVIKGKKCGNAHGGSHVFKCKHCLKIYHGTYTRVYAHLMGHKKGESKGIGYCSVVRADKNLQMQIKREVEQVERSPNIVPLKKSKLNTNSGMTSQGPSVALSYVGPLDKDYSTQDSDDVDSKVIRCLCANGIPLSVLRSPYWEEMVSAIGKELGYKSPSYERAQTILLENEMDRVERELDDFKQKWPQYGVSVVSNGWTDGKNQSLINFLASNQFGSIFLHALDLLLVRKSQKSIYDYMLEAIEKVGSYNIIQLITDNAADCRASSEEVAKTYPHIFWTPCMVHTLNLILEDSINALPWLEQTYTTAKGIVKYILYHSQAVEICQSYPKLELLKVAARGCASHYITLHLLLHVREALRAAVISDQWERWAGFPNLDEKAKLSGDNVKAAVMSDNFWEAVLLALSIIKPIYKMIKFTDQDGPLIGEVCERMDNMLGEIKDNLRGQEDTFMLVREKVFLRWNKASVPLQCLACALTPKYYDEEYLQIPAPGGRKRCTPDQDDDIFDGAMTAILKMHPHDDLADTVRVQFLSFVEKKGKFSSATAKRDARNPKINVLQWWKFHGGDTKELRDMAFRVLAQSISTSSIERPWSTYSYIYNAKCNRLNPSRTDDLMYIHSNLRLLSRFNSNYKYGPYRKWDVNPELPLVDESALQWEDLCFIGLDDDSLLKQAAHSSNPIQELLRIIEDVPSSSNQCGEQDLIISSMHASGGRGGRGGQAGASGRLDPKGKTKKFL is encoded by the exons ATGTCGTGTAGCTCTCCTTTTGATGAAGAACACACAGGAGTTAATGATGGGGGCATGGAATTTCCAGCTATTGCAGATGGACACTTCGTGTTTGaaaaggatagtttaatttataatGAAGAAGACCAAGTACAAGATGAACTTGAGGTACAGTTGGGAGAAGAAGGTCAATATGATGTTAGTGCAACTGTGTTATGGAAACATGTCATCAAAGGAAAAAAGTGTGGAAATGCTCATGGGGGTTCCCATGTCTTCAAATGCAAACATTGCCTGAAGATATACCATGGGACCTATACACGTGTTTATGCACATTTAATGGGGCATAAGAAAGGTGAAAGCAAAGGAATTGGCTATTGTTCCGTCGTAAGGGCAGACAAAAATCTACAAATGCAAATTAAGAGGGAAGTTGAGCAAGTTGAGAGGTCACCAAACATTGTTCCACTGAAGAAGTCAAAGCTCAACACAAATTCTGGTATGACATCACAGGGACCTTCTGTAGCCCTTTCCTATGTAGGTCCATTAGATAAAGATTATTCGACTCAAGATAGTGATGATGTTGATTCTAAAGTAATACGCTGTTTGTGTGCTAACGGGATCCCTTTAAGTGTGCTAAGGTCACCATATTGGGAAGAAATGGTATCAGCAATTGGTAAGGAATTGGGCTACAAAAGCCCATCTTATGAAAGAGCACAAACCATCTTGTTGGAAAATGAGATGGACAGGGTTGAAAGGGAACTAGATGATTTCAAGCAGAAGTGGCCTCAATATGGAGTTTCCGTTGTTTCAAATGGTTGGACTGATGGTAAGAATCAATCCTTGATAAACTTCTTGGCCTCGAATCAATTTGGCTCTATATTTCTACATGCCCTTGACCTTTTACTGGTCAGGAAGTCCCAGAAAAGTATATATGATTATATGCTTGAAGCAATTGAAAAAGTGGGATCATATAATATCATTCAGTTGATCACAGATAATGCTGCAGACTGTAGAGCTTCAAGTGAGGAAGTGGCAAAAACATATCCTCACATATTCTGGACTCCTTGCATGGTTCACACACTCAATTTGATATTGGAGGACTCTATAAATGCCCTCCCTTGGCTTGAGCAGACTTATACAACTGCCAAAGGTATAGTGAAATACATCTTATATCATTCCCAAGCTGTTGAAATTTGTCAAAGTTATCCAAAGTTAGAATTATTGAAAGTTGCAGCCAGAGGGTGTGCATCACACTACATTACTCTTCATCTTCTACTTCATGTAAGGGAAGCTTTAAGGGCTGCTGTCATATCTGATCAATGGGAGAGATGGGCTGGTTTTCCAAACCTAGATGAGAAAGCAAAGCTTTCTGGAGACAATGTGAAGGCGGCAGTCATGTCTGATAACTTTTGGGAAGCAGTGCTGTTGGCTCTTTCTATAATAAAACCAATatataaaatgatcaaatttacCGATCAAGATGGCCCCCTTATTGGAGAGGTATGTGagagaatggataatatgttggGAGAAATCAAAGACAATTTGAGAGGACAAGAGGACACCTTTATGCTTGTCAGGGAAAAGGTTTTTTTAAGGTGGAACAAGGCAAGTGTTCCATTGCAATGCTTAGCTTGTGCCCTTACCCCAAAGTATTATGATGAAGAATACCTCCAAATACCTGCCCCAGGGGGTAGGAAGAGGTGTACTCCAG ATCAAGATGATGATATATTTGATGGTGCCATGACTGCAATATTAAAAATGCACCCACATGATGATCTAGCAGATACTGTTCGTGTGCAGTTCTTGTCTTTTGTAGAAAAGAAGGGAAAGTTCTCCTCTGCAACTGCAAAAAGagatgcaagaaatccaaaaatcAATGTTTTGCAGTGGTGGAAGTTTCATGGAGGAGATACAAAGGAGTTGAGAGATATGGCATTTAGAGTGCTTGCACAATCAATTAGCACTTCATCTATTGAGAGACCATGGAGCACCTATAGCTATATCTACAATGCAAAGTGCAATAGGCTAAATCCAAGCCGCACTGATGACCTGATGTATATACATTCCAATTTAAGATTACTATCCCG GTTTAATTCAAATTATAAGTATGGTCCATATAGAAAATGGGATGTAAATCCGGAGCTTCCTCTTGTGGATGAATCTGCTTTACAGTGGGAGGATTTGTGCTTCATAGGCCTTGATGATGACTCATTGTTGAAACAAGCTGCTCACTCCAGTAATCCTATACAAGAGCTGTTAAGGATTATTGAAGATGTTCCTTCAAGCAGCAATCAATGTGGTGAACAAGATCTGATCATTAGCTCCATGCATGCAAGTGGAGggcgaggagggagaggaggcCAAGCTGGTGCTAGTGGTAGGCTTGATCCAAAGGGGAAGACAAAGAAATTCTT ATGA